Proteins found in one Vulpes vulpes isolate BD-2025 chromosome 13, VulVul3, whole genome shotgun sequence genomic segment:
- the TYMS gene encoding thymidylate synthase isoform X1: MAPGSFSRVVRVRLPGDTVGVGHKTDEFPLLTTKRVFWKGVLEELLWFIKGSTNAKELSSRGVKIWDANGSRDFLDSLGFANREEGDLGPIYGFQWRHFGAEYKDKDSDYSGQGVDQLQKVIDTIKTNPDDRRIILCGWNPKDLPLMALPPCHALCQFYVVNGELSCQLYQRSGDMGLGVPFNIASYALLTYMIAHITGLKPGDFIHTLGDAHIYLNHIEPLKIQLQREPRPFPKLRILRRVETIDDFKAEDFQIEGYNPHPTIKMEMAV; encoded by the exons ATGGCTCCGGGAAGCTTCTCGAGGGTTGTTAGAGTCCGGCTTCCAGGGGacacagtgggggtggggcacaagACAG ATGAATTTCCTCTGCTGACAACCAAACGTGTATTCTGGAAGGGTGTTTTGGAGGAGTTGCTGTGGTTTATCAAG GGATCCACAAACGCTAAGGAACTGTCTTCCAGGGGAGTGAAAATCTGGGATGCCAATGGGTCTCGAGACTTTTTGGACAGCCTGGGATTCGCCAACCGAGAAGAAGGGGATTTAGGCCCAATTTATGGCTTTCAGTGGAGGCATTTTGGGGCAGAATACAAAGATAAGGATTCAG ATTATTCAGGTCAAGGAGTCGACCAGCTGCAAAAAGTGATTGACACAATCAAAACCAACCCTGACGACAGAAGGATTATTCTGTGTGGTTGGAATCCAAAAG ATCTTCCTCTGATGGCCCTACCTCCGTGCCATGCCCTCTGCCAGTTCTATGTGGTGAACGGTGAGCTGTCCTGCCAGCTATACCAGAGGTCAGGAGACATGGGGCTGGGCGTGCCCTTCAACATCGCCAGCTACGCCCTGCTCACCTACATGATCGCACACATCACAGGCCTGAAG CCAGGTGACTTCATACATACTTTGGGAGATGCGCATATTTACCTGAATCACATTGAGCCGCTGAAAATACAG CTGCAGCGAGAACCAAGGCCTTTCCCGAAGCTCAGAATCCTTCGAAGAGTTGAGACAATTGATGACTTCAAGGCTGAAGACTTTCAGATTGAGGGGTACAATCCTCACCcaactattaaaatggaaatggctGTGTAA
- the TYMS gene encoding thymidylate synthase isoform X2, whose translation MPAPGSELQRPPSPPAAQKPRARPQPPPHGELQYLGQVEHILSCGARKHDRTGTGTLSVFGMQARYSLRDEFPLLTTKRVFWKGVLEELLWFIKGSTNAKELSSRGVKIWDANGSRDFLDSLGFANREEGDLGPIYGFQWRHFGAEYKDKDSDYSGQGVDQLQKVIDTIKTNPDDRRIILCGWNPKDLPLMALPPCHALCQFYVVNGELSCQLYQRSGDMGLGVPFNIASYALLTYMIAHITGLKPGDFIHTLGDAHIYLNHIEPLKIQLQREPRPFPKLRILRRVETIDDFKAEDFQIEGYNPHPTIKMEMAV comes from the exons atGCCCGCCCCCGGCTCCGAGCTGCAGCGCCCGCCGTCGCCGCCCGCCGCGCAGAAGCCGCGCGCCCGGCCGCAGCCGCCTCCCCACGGGGAGCTGCAGTACCTGGGGCAGGTGGAGCACATCCTGAGCTGCGGGGCCCGGAAGCACGACCGCACGGGCACGGGCACGCTGTCGGTGTTCGGCATGCAGGCGCGCTACAGCCTGAGAG ATGAATTTCCTCTGCTGACAACCAAACGTGTATTCTGGAAGGGTGTTTTGGAGGAGTTGCTGTGGTTTATCAAG GGATCCACAAACGCTAAGGAACTGTCTTCCAGGGGAGTGAAAATCTGGGATGCCAATGGGTCTCGAGACTTTTTGGACAGCCTGGGATTCGCCAACCGAGAAGAAGGGGATTTAGGCCCAATTTATGGCTTTCAGTGGAGGCATTTTGGGGCAGAATACAAAGATAAGGATTCAG ATTATTCAGGTCAAGGAGTCGACCAGCTGCAAAAAGTGATTGACACAATCAAAACCAACCCTGACGACAGAAGGATTATTCTGTGTGGTTGGAATCCAAAAG ATCTTCCTCTGATGGCCCTACCTCCGTGCCATGCCCTCTGCCAGTTCTATGTGGTGAACGGTGAGCTGTCCTGCCAGCTATACCAGAGGTCAGGAGACATGGGGCTGGGCGTGCCCTTCAACATCGCCAGCTACGCCCTGCTCACCTACATGATCGCACACATCACAGGCCTGAAG CCAGGTGACTTCATACATACTTTGGGAGATGCGCATATTTACCTGAATCACATTGAGCCGCTGAAAATACAG CTGCAGCGAGAACCAAGGCCTTTCCCGAAGCTCAGAATCCTTCGAAGAGTTGAGACAATTGATGACTTCAAGGCTGAAGACTTTCAGATTGAGGGGTACAATCCTCACCcaactattaaaatggaaatggctGTGTAA